Within Ciona intestinalis unplaced genomic scaffold, KH HT000970.1, whole genome shotgun sequence, the genomic segment CAGTGCTGCAGccaattaacaaatttaaggattgtttaaaaccatgGATTTTCCTGTGGCCAGGCAATCCCTGTTGTCATGCGATCACTTTCCTCAGTTTCAAAACTGTTTCCCGTCTCTGCGTCAAAAACATCACTTCTGTCTGCTTCACTGACTCTAGAGAGGCCGTCCTTTGCTTCCACACAACATGGGTTTAATGAGAGAGCGATGCTATAATGATCCACTGCATCTGTGAGCTTTGACAGTTTACAATAACAGTCACCAAGCAAGCAATGCAAGGCGCTGCTACCAAACCTCTGTGTGGCCAATTTAAGACACTTAATTGCTTCGGAGTATTTCTCTTGTCGGTACAGAATGGTACATTTCGTTTCAATCGCACTTTTATGATTTGGATCAAGAGTAAGCGCGCGGTCCACTAGTTTCCCAGCTTTGTCTAGCACACTTGAGTCAGGTAGCATTGTGAGTGCACAGAGTACATATGAGCCAGGTGACGGACCAAGAGCCTCGAACGCACTTTTTGCCACAGTCAATGCGTCGTTATTACGATTCTCACTCATGTAGCATGATACAAGCTTAGCATAGCAGTCCAATCTATGAGGGGCGAGTGAGATTGCTTCTTTGGAGTGTGAGAGAGCAGTCTGTACTTCTCCAAGCCCAACCAGACCTGCAGCTTTTAAGAGGAAAGCCTGCACTGAAAACGGATCTAGTTGATTAGCTCTCGCAGCCAAATAAACTGCTTTTGTGTAATCCTCATTTAGTAGAGCATGGTAACCAAGGGCAATCCATGATTCAGGCTGAAGATCTGAGACAGCAAACAACTCGGTGGAAAACTTGCCAAGTTCTTCCGCTTTCTTCTCATCATATAGGAGAGAGGCATAAAGGTCCATGCCACGAAGCCAGAACCTTTCCTGTCTATGAAGTGACTTAAGATGCATCATAGCAGAGTCATGATCATCAGCCATGTAACACGCAATGGCAAGATCATATTGTACTGTTGGGTTGCCAGCCAAACTGACTCGCTTCTGCAGAGCATCAAACGCAACCACACTTTTTGTGTGTTCTTTGTTCACAACAGACGCATGAGCTTTTATGTACGCAGGCAACCAGTCTACACTACCATTCACATTCATTATGCTTATCACCACATTAGGATGCTCACCCAGTCGTAACAACTCGATTGCGCAATCCAGCGCAAGCGGACACTCACGAAGGACTTCCTTGTAACAATTAATGGCATTTCTTCGCATTTGTCTTGCTTGGTAAAGCTTTCCAATTGCGTAGTTCACCTTCGAACACCTTCGTTTTTCCTCAATGTTCAGCAGCGCCTCTAGTGCTCCATCCTCATTCTTTTCTTCCATGCAACACTCGTATATTCGAAAATAAACGTGAGACAAATTCGTTTCCTTCTGTGCGCTCTTCGTGTTTTTTGGCACTCCTTTGCGCACGTTAAGTGCTCGGCGGTAAGCTGCTTCTGCCCTCTTGTATTCCTTCTTGGCAAAAAAACTATCGCCGCTATACACTAAAATATCATATTGCTGACTTGGACCAAATGCATTTAAATTCTTCGTGATTGAAATTGCTAGACCGGAAAGCAAAGCCACTGAAGCATGAAGTTCGCTTGAGTGTAACATCCTTAATTGGTCCACTATACAGACACTGGccattttcataaaatattaattctcCAAAACTACAACTAGATGAACCataaaggaaataaaatactGGTTTTCTGCAAATAcaagtttgtaaaattatatGCAGGGCCGTAAATAGGCGCATTTTTCGTCCGTTAACGATCACGCGTCCAAATTAATTCGGGcgcatttttatgtttaaaatttaacctaataaatttaattacattttcatatttcatgtttaattAGCATGGAATacgaaaattaaaagttacatcAGGTTTCCACTAGTTACGTAAAACGAATCGCGTGTCTGTGAAACTTGCCGATAATAACCTTTAAAGCGTTTTTTACTCATGCGACTCGAAAAACAACGTAAAATcttcgaaatattttaataccaaactgaaatattatattcaaAACTTTGTAAGTACAGAATGTTATACTCGgtattagattcgaatacgttgttaatgttatttagcctagtagggattcacacaaGGATTTATTgtatcataatagcgattgtttgacctgaaAATTGATTGCGACATATTAGCAATTCTCACGATGACTATTTAGGTAATTATAGGGACTCACACTTTCATCATTTAGCATGTAGGAGGTTTAAACACAGGCTTGAATGGGTAATACTgtcgctggtgaccagtgaaaattttggtctcaaaatgttcaTTGTGTCTCCCTGATACTCGctgtctattttttttttaaacttgggCGTTCGtatcgaaaattaactttgaaaatgagCCCTcaaaggttagattattaagtcatagaatgcgtattaCTACCTTTGATTTCTACGTTACATATTACGTAATttgttagattttttttaatttagggTTTAGAGGTTAAAAGTAGAGGTTATAGTACGGTTAAGGGTTAGGCTTGGGGTTTTCCCTAGCTGAAAACAGTGCGACAATCAAGATTATAACATGCTGTAACATACGTAATATGTcactactgtgacgtaacatatcgCTATTGTGACATAATAAATGGTTAACCTTGCGCAAGTCAAGCGAATTAAATTtggtaatactgccgctggtgaccagtgaaaaatttggtctcaaaatgttccttacgtctccctgatacccgctgtataatttttgtttttaaaaactcgggcgttcgtgtccataattaactttaaaaatgcgcgaaatcgtgATGCGTCACCATATTTTCCACAAGAGCCGTCAAATgttagattattacgtcatagaatgcgcATTACCACCTTTGATTTCTACGTTACAGACTACGTACTTTCTTAGTTTTTTGGATTTAGTGGTTAAAAGTAGGGGTTATGGTTGGGTTAAGGGTTAGGGCTTGGGATTTTCTCTAGCATAAAACAGTGcgaaaaacaagattataacAAGCTGTAACGTACGAAATATGTCACTACTGCGATGTAACATgtcgctattgtgacgtaataaatctttaaccttacgcaagtcaggcgaattacggtgatgaagcatgttttcgctcattttcaaagttaattttcgacactaacgcccgagtttttttttttaaatatacagcgggtatcagggaaacgtaaggaacattttaagaccaaaattttcactggtcaccagcggcagtattacccaaacatttttactggtcaccagcggcagttTTACCGATTGAATGTTGCTTTTTTATGTTAACCTTCATGTGCGCTGTATTTTTGTCTTtatgtgcgtcgtagtttaaccttcacgtgcgtcgtactTTAACTAACACATGCGTCTATGATTACCTTTCgcaagtaaaaaaacaaacgtaAAATCACAAGGCTACGGTTCAACCGTTATTTTTTCACGCAAAAAGATAATTGGTGCTAttgaagaatcttccccccccccccatcTTATTTGCcaaacactaacccctaacacctaggttagggggttaggtgttaatggttagggggttagtggttagcaaataaggtgggggaagacactTCCTATGtgcaaaaattg encodes:
- the LOC108949284 gene encoding anaphase-promoting complex subunit 7; the encoded protein is MKMASVCIVDQLRMLHSSELHASVALLSGLAISITKNLNAFGPSQQYDILVYSGDSFFAKKEYKRAEAAYRRALNVRKGVPKNTKSAQKETNLSHVYFRIYECCMEEKNEDGALEALLNIEEKRRCSKVNYAIGKLYQARQMRRNAINCYKEVLRECPLALDCAIELLRLGEHPNVVISIMNVNGSVDWLPAYIKAHASVVNKEHTKSVVAFDALQKRVSLAGNPTVQYDLAIACYMADDHDSAMMHLKSLHRQERFWLRGMDLYASLLYDEKKAEELGKFSTELFAVSDLQPESWIALGYHALLNEDYTKAVYLAARANQLDPFSVQAFLLKAAGLVGLGEVQTALSHSKEAISLAPHRLDCYAKLVSCYMSENRNNDALTVAKSAFEALGPSPGSYVLCALTMLPDSSVLDKAGKLVDRALTLDPNHKSAIETKCTILYRQEKYSEAIKCLKLATQRFGSSALHCLLGDCYCKLSKLTDAVDHYSIALSLNPCCVEAKDGLSRVSEADRSDVFDAETGNSFETEESDRMTTGIAWPQENPWF